A window of Hypnocyclicus thermotrophus contains these coding sequences:
- a CDS encoding phosphopentomutase yields the protein MKDIERVTVIVLDSAGVGELPDAKDFGDEGSNTFGHIAEAVDGISLPNMQKMGLGNLTNIKGVDPLVETNGAYGKAKEASKGKDTTTGHWEIGGVILEKPFPTYPNGFPKEVIEEFEKRTGRKVLANKPSSGTVILDEYGEEQMKTGAFIVYTSADPVFQIAAHEEIIPLQELYNACKIALEICNEMSPVARVIARPYVGEGKGKFTRTSNRHDYSIAPPKETILDKVKAAGLDVIAIGKTSDIFSGKGVTDSRGTNKDNKDGILKTIKALKEDTKGLIFTNLVDFDMVYGHRRNPEGYANALIEFDNYLPEIIENMKEKEVLIITADHGCDPTYKGTDHTREYIPILVYGKGVKSVNIGERETFADIAATIEEILLNKEVEGSFAKEILE from the coding sequence ATGAAAGATATAGAAAGAGTAACAGTTATAGTTTTAGATAGTGCTGGAGTAGGAGAGTTACCAGATGCAAAAGATTTTGGTGACGAAGGTTCAAATACATTTGGACATATAGCGGAAGCAGTTGATGGAATAAGTTTACCAAATATGCAAAAAATGGGACTTGGAAATTTAACAAATATAAAAGGAGTAGATCCTTTAGTAGAAACAAATGGAGCTTATGGAAAAGCTAAAGAAGCTTCAAAAGGAAAAGATACAACTACTGGACATTGGGAAATAGGAGGAGTTATTTTAGAAAAACCATTTCCTACATATCCAAATGGATTTCCAAAAGAAGTAATAGAAGAATTTGAAAAAAGAACAGGAAGAAAAGTTTTAGCGAATAAACCATCTTCTGGTACTGTTATACTTGATGAATATGGAGAAGAACAAATGAAAACAGGAGCATTTATAGTTTATACTTCTGCTGATCCAGTTTTTCAAATAGCAGCACACGAAGAAATAATTCCTTTACAAGAATTATATAATGCTTGTAAAATAGCTCTTGAAATTTGTAATGAAATGTCACCAGTGGCTAGAGTAATAGCTAGACCATATGTAGGAGAAGGGAAAGGTAAATTTACTCGTACATCAAATAGACATGATTATTCAATAGCACCACCAAAGGAAACAATACTTGATAAAGTAAAAGCTGCAGGATTAGATGTAATAGCGATTGGAAAAACAAGTGATATTTTCTCAGGAAAAGGTGTAACTGATTCAAGAGGAACAAATAAAGATAATAAAGATGGAATATTAAAAACAATAAAAGCGTTAAAAGAAGATACAAAAGGATTGATTTTTACAAATTTAGTTGATTTTGATATGGTTTATGGTCATAGAAGAAATCCAGAAGGATATGCAAACGCATTAATAGAATTTGATAATTATTTACCAGAAATAATAGAAAATATGAAAGAAAAAGAGGTATTGATAATTACAGCTGATCATGGATGTGACCCTACATACAAAGGAACAGACCATACTAGAGAATATATTCCTATATTAGTATATGGAAAAGGAGTAAAATCTGTAAATATAGGAGAAAGAGAAACTTTTGCAGATATAGCTGCTACAATTGAAGAAATTTTATTAAATAAAGAAGTTGAAGGAAGCTTTGCAAAAGAAATATTAGAATAA
- a CDS encoding 5'-nucleotidase C-terminal domain-containing protein, protein MRKEKIFLKARASLVFMFLLSVMIFGADKKITIMETSDIHGRIYAYDYAIDAPDKDAGLAKIMTIIKEEKAKDPDTILIDNGDTVQDNSAELFNDLPTHPMIQSLNLMKYDVWVLGNHEFNFDLNFLKRNIKGFNGTVLAGNIYNTDNEERFVKAYKIFNIKGVRVAIVGMITPNVTRWEASSPEHFEGLRFTKLIDETEKVLNELNGKYDVLIGSYHLGRKGEYGGAGLYDIADKFPQFDVLFGGHEHAKYIENRNGVQLIEPGKYGAAVAKAVITVSENKDKYKVASIKLENIDTIKVKEDKEILDKFEFVDKKSKEDANKVVGKITDDFIKGVDYITKADKVTTMPTAQVEDTAIIDLINDVQMFYSKADVSSAALFNFGSNLKKGEFKKKDVAYIYKYPNTLIGVKITGKNLKKYMEWSASYYNIYQYGDLTVSFNPNVRGYNYDMFSGVTYDINLSKEAGNRIENLKFKGKPIDENKIYKLAVNNYRFGTLLGLKLVTPADKYYDSYATMQDSGRIRALIIKYVQEEKNGVISPKVDNNWKITGVILEHPLKNKVFDMVKKGEIKIPTSSDGRTKNIKSLNIRDLENKGIIKLSDIKGIIRYKVKPGDTLSKIVKDKNIEWKDIAQLNGLKNPNRLKVGQIIYLY, encoded by the coding sequence ATGAGAAAAGAAAAAATATTTTTAAAAGCAAGAGCATCATTAGTTTTTATGTTTTTATTAAGTGTTATGATATTTGGAGCAGATAAAAAGATTACTATTATGGAAACATCAGATATACATGGTAGAATTTATGCATATGATTATGCAATTGATGCACCAGATAAAGATGCAGGATTAGCTAAAATCATGACAATTATAAAAGAAGAAAAAGCCAAAGATCCAGATACAATATTAATTGATAATGGAGATACGGTTCAAGATAATAGTGCAGAATTATTTAATGATTTACCAACTCATCCAATGATTCAATCATTAAATTTAATGAAATATGATGTATGGGTATTAGGTAATCATGAATTTAATTTTGATTTAAATTTTTTAAAAAGAAATATAAAAGGATTTAATGGAACAGTATTAGCAGGAAATATTTACAATACAGATAATGAAGAAAGATTTGTAAAAGCATATAAAATATTTAATATAAAAGGAGTTAGAGTTGCAATTGTTGGAATGATAACACCTAATGTAACGCGTTGGGAAGCAAGTAGTCCAGAGCATTTTGAAGGGTTAAGATTTACAAAATTAATTGATGAAACAGAAAAAGTATTAAATGAATTAAATGGGAAATATGATGTATTAATAGGTAGTTATCATTTAGGAAGAAAAGGGGAATATGGAGGAGCAGGACTTTATGATATAGCTGATAAATTTCCTCAATTTGATGTATTATTTGGTGGACATGAACATGCTAAATATATAGAAAACAGAAATGGAGTACAATTAATAGAACCTGGGAAATATGGTGCAGCAGTAGCAAAAGCAGTTATAACAGTTTCTGAAAATAAGGATAAATATAAAGTTGCATCAATAAAACTAGAAAATATTGATACTATAAAAGTTAAAGAAGATAAAGAAATCTTAGATAAATTTGAATTTGTTGATAAAAAATCTAAAGAAGATGCTAATAAAGTTGTAGGAAAAATAACAGATGATTTTATAAAAGGAGTAGATTATATTACAAAAGCTGATAAAGTAACAACAATGCCAACAGCACAAGTGGAAGATACAGCTATAATAGATTTAATAAATGATGTGCAAATGTTTTATTCAAAAGCAGATGTTTCATCGGCAGCACTATTTAATTTTGGAAGTAATTTGAAAAAAGGAGAATTTAAGAAAAAAGATGTAGCATATATCTATAAATATCCTAATACTTTAATAGGAGTAAAGATAACAGGTAAAAATTTAAAAAAATATATGGAATGGTCAGCATCTTATTATAATATTTATCAATATGGAGATTTAACAGTTAGTTTTAATCCTAATGTAAGAGGATATAATTATGATATGTTTTCTGGAGTTACTTATGATATAAATTTATCTAAAGAAGCTGGAAATAGAATAGAAAATTTAAAATTTAAAGGGAAACCGATAGATGAAAACAAAATATATAAATTAGCTGTAAATAATTATAGATTTGGAACATTATTAGGGTTAAAATTAGTAACACCTGCAGATAAATATTATGATTCTTATGCTACAATGCAAGATTCAGGAAGAATTAGAGCATTAATTATAAAATATGTACAAGAAGAAAAAAATGGTGTAATATCACCAAAAGTAGATAATAATTGGAAAATTACAGGAGTAATATTGGAACATCCATTAAAAAATAAAGTGTTTGATATGGTCAAAAAAGGTGAAATAAAAATACCTACATCAAGTGATGGAAGAACAAAAAATATAAAATCATTAAATATAAGAGATTTAGAAAATAAAGGAATTATAAAACTTTCTGATATAAAAGGGATTATAAGATATAAAGTAAAACCAGGAGATACATTAAGTAAAATAGTTAAGGATAAAAATATTGAGTGGAAAGATATTGCTCAATTAAATGGATTAAAAAATCCAAATAGATTGAAAGTAGGACAAATTATATATCTTTATTAA
- the deoC gene encoding deoxyribose-phosphate aldolase, whose translation MELNKYIDHTVLKATTTVNDIKKLCAEAKEYKFFSVCVNGSYVNLAKKELEGSDVKVAAVIGFPLGAMSKEAKVFEAKKCIEDGANEIDMVLNIGLLKSGKYDEVEQEIREIKEAIGDNVLKVILETCYLTDDEKRKACELSVNAKADFVKTSTGFGTGGATFEDVALMKEVVGDKAQIKASGGVRDFETAKKYIDMGVTRLGTSSGVLLMTTGKAKEGEY comes from the coding sequence ATGGAATTAAATAAATACATTGATCATACAGTATTGAAAGCAACTACAACAGTAAATGATATAAAAAAACTTTGTGCAGAAGCTAAAGAATATAAATTCTTTTCAGTTTGTGTAAATGGTAGCTATGTTAATTTAGCTAAAAAAGAATTAGAAGGAAGCGATGTAAAAGTAGCTGCTGTAATTGGATTTCCTTTAGGGGCTATGAGTAAAGAGGCTAAAGTATTTGAAGCAAAAAAATGTATTGAAGATGGAGCAAATGAGATAGATATGGTTTTAAATATTGGATTGCTTAAATCAGGAAAATATGATGAAGTAGAGCAAGAAATTAGAGAAATCAAAGAAGCTATTGGAGATAATGTATTAAAAGTAATATTAGAAACTTGTTATTTAACAGATGATGAAAAAAGAAAGGCTTGCGAATTATCTGTAAATGCTAAAGCTGATTTTGTAAAAACATCTACAGGATTTGGAACAGGTGGGGCAACTTTTGAAGATGTAGCACTTATGAAAGAAGTAGTAGGGGATAAAGCACAAATAAAAGCTTCTGGAGGAGTAAGAGATTTTGAAACTGCTAAAAAATATATTGATATGGGAGTAACTAGACTAGGGACTAGTTCAGGAGTATTATTAATGACTACAGGAAAAGCAAAAGAAGGAGAGTATTAA
- the add gene encoding adenosine deaminase: protein MNIQNIKKVELHLHLDGSLRPSTVLELAKKDDIELPTYDLNKLKKYLSVDEHNKDLVEYLKKFEIPGKVMQTKENLSRVSYELVEDLAKDNYIYAEIRFAPHFHLEKGLNLEEVVEAVLKGIEKATKKYDIKITLLLCIMRHLSLEKAFEILNLTEKYIGKGVSGLDLAGDEFNYPATIFKKVFNVARNKGIPFTIHAGEARGPESVWEAISLGAKRLGHGIRSYEDERLIDCLKKEDIALECCPISNLHTHAIKDFRNYPLKFYVENNINACLNTDNRTVSNTNYQKEVDFLSSYINIDLEDINKFNKNAIKSAFITEDEKKQLLNKLK from the coding sequence ATGAATATACAAAATATAAAAAAAGTAGAGCTTCATCTTCACTTAGATGGGTCACTTAGACCGAGTACAGTATTAGAATTAGCAAAAAAAGATGATATTGAATTACCTACATATGATTTAAATAAATTAAAAAAATATTTAAGTGTAGATGAGCATAATAAAGATTTAGTAGAATATCTAAAAAAATTTGAAATACCGGGTAAAGTTATGCAAACAAAAGAAAATCTTTCAAGAGTAAGTTATGAACTTGTAGAAGATTTAGCAAAAGATAATTATATTTATGCTGAGATAAGATTTGCACCACATTTTCATTTAGAAAAAGGATTAAATTTAGAAGAAGTGGTAGAAGCTGTTTTGAAAGGAATAGAAAAAGCTACTAAAAAATATGATATAAAAATTACTTTACTACTTTGTATAATGAGACATCTTTCTTTAGAAAAAGCTTTTGAAATATTAAATTTAACAGAAAAATATATAGGAAAAGGGGTATCAGGACTTGACCTTGCTGGAGATGAATTTAATTATCCAGCTACTATATTTAAAAAAGTTTTTAATGTAGCTAGAAATAAAGGGATACCTTTTACGATACATGCAGGTGAAGCTAGAGGTCCTGAAAGTGTTTGGGAAGCTATTAGCTTGGGTGCGAAACGATTAGGGCACGGAATAAGATCATATGAAGATGAAAGATTAATAGACTGTTTAAAAAAAGAAGATATCGCGTTAGAGTGTTGTCCAATCAGTAATTTGCATACCCATGCTATAAAAGATTTTCGTAATTATCCACTAAAATTTTATGTTGAAAATAATATAAATGCTTGTTTAAATACAGATAATAGGACTGTATCAAATACTAACTATCAAAAAGAGGTAGACTTTTTATCTAGCTATATTAATATAGATTTAGAAGATATAAACAAATTTAATAAAAATGCAATTAAATCAGCATTTATAACTGAAGATGAAAAAAAACAGCTTTTAAATAAATTAAAATAA
- a CDS encoding SDR family NAD(P)-dependent oxidoreductase, whose protein sequence is MYKTALITGASSGMGYEYAKYYAENHYNLILIARRKNILNNIKFDFENKYNIYVTVLPLDLSKNNFIEILNSSINNITIDYFIHCAGIGILKKFINYDIAIDESIIQVNILSIVKLLKYLLQKMEKQNYGRILVVSSTASFQPVPYMNTYSASKSFVTNFIISLIEENKNKNIFISLFCPGATNTEFLEKSNITPSKWRGNIPNAEKVVNYSIKKFNNNKKLILYGNYNKFLIFIQKFLPRFFIPKIISLTIKKGSS, encoded by the coding sequence ATGTATAAAACAGCTTTAATTACTGGTGCTAGTAGTGGAATGGGATATGAATATGCTAAATATTATGCTGAAAATCATTATAATCTTATTTTAATTGCTCGCAGAAAAAATATATTAAATAATATAAAATTTGATTTTGAAAATAAATATAATATTTATGTTACAGTCCTTCCCCTTGATTTATCTAAAAATAATTTTATTGAAATTTTAAATTCATCTATTAATAACATAACAATTGATTATTTTATTCATTGTGCTGGTATAGGAATTTTGAAAAAATTTATAAATTATGATATTGCAATAGATGAATCAATTATTCAAGTAAATATTTTATCAATAGTTAAATTATTAAAATATTTACTACAAAAAATGGAGAAACAAAATTATGGTAGAATATTAGTTGTTTCTTCAACGGCAAGTTTTCAGCCAGTACCATATATGAATACCTATTCAGCATCCAAATCTTTTGTTACAAATTTTATTATATCCTTAATTGAGGAAAATAAAAACAAAAATATCTTTATATCTTTATTTTGTCCAGGTGCTACTAATACAGAATTTTTAGAAAAATCAAATATTACGCCTAGTAAATGGAGAGGAAATATTCCTAACGCTGAAAAAGTAGTAAACTATTCTATTAAAAAATTTAATAATAACAAAAAACTTATTCTTTATGGCAATTATAATAAATTTTTAATTTTTATTCAAAAATTTTTACCACGTTTTTTTATCCCTAAAATAATTAGTTTAACTATAAAAAAAGGCTCATCATAA
- a CDS encoding YibE/F family protein, producing the protein MKKYMDLIISAILFLILIIFQINFLNQQSKRKKYFKQEFEVAIVENIIKERLEKDKVIDNRYNGSQTLKLKILTGRLKGKEFVVINPMSVMHNAKAVKGIKMIVGITKENGKDSIWVYNYKRDYVVYILGGLFMMLLIMLGKKQGIRSLISLIITGSNIIFIILPRIFAGQDPIMVSIITISITTIISFLLISGYNKKSLSAILGTVGGSIIAGTLVYIAGKLAGLSGVTMDKGQQLLYVARDYNIKIKGLLFVSILIASHGAIMDVGMSIASSASEIYKHKKTISTLELFTALMNIGKDITGTMANTLILAFVGSSLNLMMLIYGYNMQYLQFMNMPIIVTEAINGFAGSIGIISTVPLTALISVILIKKSNINNNLLKKNLLKKIMTLKK; encoded by the coding sequence ATGAAAAAGTATATGGATTTAATAATTTCTGCAATTTTGTTTTTAATTTTAATTATTTTTCAAATTAATTTTTTAAATCAACAAAGTAAAAGAAAAAAATACTTTAAACAAGAATTTGAGGTAGCAATTGTAGAAAATATAATAAAAGAAAGATTGGAAAAAGATAAAGTTATTGACAATAGATATAATGGAAGTCAAACATTAAAATTAAAAATTTTAACCGGGAGATTAAAAGGAAAAGAATTTGTAGTAATTAATCCAATGAGTGTAATGCATAATGCAAAGGCTGTTAAAGGGATTAAAATGATTGTAGGGATAACAAAAGAGAACGGGAAAGATTCTATTTGGGTTTATAATTATAAAAGGGATTATGTAGTATATATACTTGGTGGATTATTTATGATGTTATTAATAATGTTAGGTAAAAAGCAGGGAATTAGATCTTTAATTTCTTTAATTATTACAGGAAGTAATATAATTTTTATTATATTACCACGTATTTTTGCAGGACAAGATCCAATAATGGTTTCTATAATAACTATATCAATAACAACTATTATATCTTTTTTATTAATAAGTGGATATAATAAAAAGAGTCTATCTGCTATATTAGGAACTGTTGGTGGAAGTATTATAGCAGGGACATTAGTTTATATAGCAGGGAAATTAGCAGGTTTATCTGGAGTTACAATGGATAAAGGTCAACAATTACTTTATGTAGCTAGAGATTATAATATAAAGATAAAAGGATTACTATTTGTATCAATTTTAATAGCATCTCACGGTGCGATAATGGATGTAGGAATGTCTATAGCTTCTTCTGCATCGGAAATATATAAACATAAAAAAACTATATCAACATTAGAACTTTTTACTGCATTAATGAATATTGGAAAAGATATAACTGGAACTATGGCTAATACTTTGATATTGGCTTTTGTAGGAAGTTCTTTAAATTTAATGATGTTAATTTATGGATATAATATGCAATATTTACAATTTATGAATATGCCAATTATTGTTACAGAAGCTATAAATGGTTTTGCTGGAAGTATAGGAATTATTTCAACAGTACCATTAACAGCATTAATATCTGTAATTTTAATAAAAAAAAGTAATATAAATAATAATTTATTAAAGAAAAATTTATTAAAGAAAATTATGACTCTAAAAAAATAA